The following coding sequences lie in one Carassius carassius chromosome 1, fCarCar2.1, whole genome shotgun sequence genomic window:
- the LOC132122967 gene encoding uncharacterized protein LOC132122967, translated as MKEIQSVKVRRVNIVKDVLEIFSKPEVLKQVLRVEFTNENAIDDDGVSRELYTAFWKDVLAQCEGEDERVPRLRPDYSEREWQAVGRVWVKGYVDHGVMPIRLSPAFILACIDGVDSVVEELLMSSFFKYLSASEQSVVEKAIQGNLDENNAEDLLDLFSRMGSYCLPPKENIRSAILTMAHKVLLQEPKFIIDCFRTIMPTGILNLTRQCILEAYESKKATNKKVSQMIKPAKDCLNQQEQLTLNHLQRYVKNLDQRKLETFSRFCTGSTVMCKDKIEVMFNVSCGLGRRPVAHTCGAVLDLPCTYSSYPEFRAEFDNVLNGDCFAMDIL; from the coding sequence ATGAAAGAAATCCAAAGTGTGAAAGTGAGAAGGGTCAATATAGTAAAAGATGTTTTGGAGATCTTCTCAAAACCCGAAGTATTAAAGCAAGTCCTGCGTGTAGAATTCACTAATGAAAATGCCATTGATGATGATGGAGTGTCACGTGAACTGTACACTGCCTTTTGGAAAGATGTTCTTGCTCAGTGTGAGGGTGAGGATGAACGAGTTCCAAGACTGAGACCAGACTACTCCGAGAGGGAGTGGCAGGCTGTTGGAAGAGTGTGGGTGAAAGGCTATGTTGATCATGGTGTGATGCCCATCAGGTTGTCTCCGGCATTTATATTGGCTTGTATTGATGGTGTTGACTCCGTTGTTGAAGAGCTCTTGATGTcctcattttttaaatatctgtctGCATCAGAGCAATCTGTTGTTGAAAAAGCTATTCAAGGCAACCTGGATGAAAATAATGCAGAAGATTTACTTGATCTCTTCTCACGGATGGGTTCATACTGCTTGCCTCCAAAAGAAAACATTCGTTCTGCTATTTTGACAATGGCTCACAAAGTCCTCCTTCAAGAGCCCAAATTTATAATTGACTGCTTCCGGACCATTATGCCAACTGGCATTCTGAATCTGACCAGACAATGCATACTTGAAGCATACGAGTCAAAGAAAGCTACAAACAAGAAAGTGTCACAAATGATAAAGCCAGCAAAAGATTGCTTGAACCAGCAAGAGCAGCTGACCCTTAATCATCTGCAGCGCTATGTGAAAAATCTAGACCAAAGAAAGCTGGAGACTTTCTCACGATTCTGTACCGGCTCTACTGTCATGTGTAAAGACAAAATCGAAGTCATGTTTAATGTATCATGTGGCCTTGGACGTAGGCCTGTTGCACATACATGTGGAGCAGTTCTCGACTTACCGTGTACATACAGCTCTTATCCAGAGTTTCGTGCAGAGTTTGACAATGTACTAAATGGAGATTGCTTTGCAATGGACATTCTATGA